The following are encoded in a window of Pseudomonas sp. St316 genomic DNA:
- a CDS encoding ammonium transporter translates to MENMQSAVDSLVHSSNTLFILLGAVMVLAMHAGFAFLEVGTVRQKNQVNALSKILSDFAVSTLAYFFIGYWISYGVTFLQPAAVLSADHGYSLVKFFFLLTFAAAIPAIISGGIAERARFAPQLCATVLIVAFVYPFFEGLAWNGNFGLQAWLQARFGASFHDFAGSVVVHAMGGWLALAAVLLLGPRNGRYRDGRLVAFAPSSIPFLALGSWILIVGWFGFNVMSAQTLPGVSGLVAVNSLMAMVGGTVAALIVGRNDPGFLHNGPLAGLVAVCAGSDLMHPVGALVTGGIAGALFVWCFTAAQGKWKIDDVLGVWPLHGLCGVWGGIACGIFGQSTLGGLGGVSLISQLIGTALGVVVALAGGFAVYGVIKAVLGLRLTQEEEYYGADLSIHKIGAVSQD, encoded by the coding sequence ATGGAAAATATGCAAAGTGCCGTGGACAGTCTGGTCCACAGCTCCAATACGCTGTTCATCCTGCTCGGCGCAGTCATGGTTCTGGCCATGCACGCCGGCTTTGCGTTTCTTGAAGTGGGAACGGTCCGGCAAAAAAACCAGGTCAATGCGCTGTCGAAAATCCTCAGCGATTTCGCGGTCTCGACCCTGGCCTATTTCTTTATAGGCTATTGGATTTCCTACGGTGTGACCTTCCTGCAACCGGCGGCGGTGCTCAGCGCCGATCACGGCTACAGCCTGGTGAAGTTTTTCTTCCTGCTGACCTTTGCCGCCGCGATCCCGGCCATCATTTCCGGCGGTATTGCCGAACGTGCGCGGTTCGCACCGCAGTTGTGCGCCACGGTGCTGATCGTGGCGTTTGTCTATCCGTTTTTCGAAGGCTTGGCCTGGAACGGCAATTTTGGCCTGCAGGCCTGGCTGCAAGCCCGGTTCGGTGCCAGTTTCCATGACTTTGCCGGCTCCGTGGTAGTGCATGCCATGGGCGGCTGGTTGGCGTTGGCTGCCGTGCTCTTGCTCGGCCCGCGTAACGGCCGCTACCGGGACGGTCGCCTGGTGGCGTTCGCGCCTTCGAGCATTCCATTCCTGGCCTTGGGTTCGTGGATCCTGATTGTCGGCTGGTTCGGCTTCAACGTGATGAGTGCCCAGACCTTGCCCGGGGTGAGCGGGCTGGTGGCGGTCAATTCGTTGATGGCCATGGTGGGCGGTACCGTGGCGGCATTGATTGTCGGGCGCAATGACCCGGGCTTCCTGCACAACGGCCCGCTGGCCGGGTTGGTGGCCGTTTGTGCCGGTTCCGACCTGATGCACCCGGTCGGTGCGCTGGTCACGGGGGGCATTGCCGGTGCCTTGTTTGTCTGGTGCTTCACCGCAGCCCAGGGCAAGTGGAAGATCGACGATGTGCTCGGTGTCTGGCCGCTGCATGGGCTGTGCGGGGTCTGGGGCGGCATTGCTTGTGGCATCTTTGGCCAGAGCACCTTGGGTGGCCTGGGTGGGGTCAGCCTGATCAGCCAATTGATCGGCACGGCGCTGGGCGTTGTCGTCGCCCTGGCCGGCGGGTTTGCGGTCTATGGCGTGATCAAGGCCGTGCTGGGGCTGCGTCTGACCCAGGAAGAAGAGTATTACGGCGCCGACCTGTCGATTCACAAGATCGGTGCCGTTAGCCAGGACTGA